A genomic segment from Pleurodeles waltl isolate 20211129_DDA chromosome 9, aPleWal1.hap1.20221129, whole genome shotgun sequence encodes:
- the LOC138259875 gene encoding RNA-binding protein 4B-like isoform X1 — MVKVFVGNLPREAKEEEIRALFEEYGKVVEFDIIKNYGFVHFEKKSAADEAVRKLHHHRIHGVTINVELSKSKAKASTKLHVSHLSTSCTNQELRAKFEEYGSVLECDIVKDYAFVHMERAEDAIEAIKGLDNTEFKGKRMHVQLSTSRLRSTPGMGETSGCYRCGRDGHWSKECPIDRAGRAPEFPDNFAEQFAPLRAPEPYPPVRAPSYPSAYADRLYYDDRDRYGVVDYYQRYRAGAYSAAALDPFADRRLPPLPPMSSTTLRDTLSASLDPYDRRLVSVPTSSFTASYFGRDRSPLRRSSAVSSTLGNGYAYERTRLSPVSSVSRSALYDLPRYGREAYTERSRYNAY; from the exons atggttaaagTGTTCGTTGGTAACCTGCCTCGTGAGGCAAAGGAAGAGGAAATAAGGGCCCTTTTTGAGGAATATGGAAAAGTGGTCGAATTCGATATCATAAAGAACTACGGATTTGTACACTTTGAAAAGAAAAGTGCTGCTGACGAGGCTGTCCGAAAACTCCACCACCACCGAATCCACGGTGTCACTATCAACGTAGAGCTCAGCAAAAGTAAAGCTAAGGCCTCCACCAAGCTCCATGTCAGCCATCTCAGTACcagctgcaccaaccaggaattgAGGGCGAAGTTCGAAGAATATGGATCTGTGCTCGAGTGTGATATTGTGAAGGATTACGCATTTGTGCACATGGAACGTGCCGAGGATGCTATTGAGGCAATCAAGGGTCTAGACAACACAGAGTTCAAAG GCAAACGAATGCATGTGCAGTTGTCCACAAGTCGACTTCGGAGTACGCCCGGGATGGGAGAAACTAGCGGCTGCTACCGGTGCGGGCGAGATGGACACTGGTCCAAAGAGTGTCCAATAGATCGCGCAGGACGTGCGCCTGAATTTCCTGACAACTTTGCTGAGCAGTTTGCGCCGTTGCGAGCCCCTGAGCCCTACCCGCCGGTACGAGCCCCCTCGTACCCTTCAGCCTATGCAGACCGTTTATACTACGATGATCGGGATCGGTATGGAGTGGTCGACTACTACCAGAGATATCGTGCAGGGGCTTACAGTGCTGCGGCCTTAGACCCCTTTGCAGATCGTCGGTTGCCCCCTCTTCCTCCAATGTCCTCTACAACCCTGAGAGATACTCTCTCCGCTTCCCTAGACCCTTATGATAGACGCCTGGTCTCGGTCCCAACATCTTCCTTTACAGCTTCCTACTTCGGGCGAGACCGCAGCCCCCTGCGCCGCTCTTCAGCCGTGTCTTCCACTCTCGGAAATGGATACGCATACGAGCGTACTCGGCTGTCTCCAGTTTCGTCGGTCTCTCGGAGTGCTCTCTACGACCTTCCTCGGTATGGGCGGGAAGCGTACACGGAGAGGTCGCGGTACAATGCATATTAA
- the LOC138259875 gene encoding RNA-binding protein 4B-like isoform X2, translated as MVKVFVGNLPREAKEEEIRALFEEYGKVVEFDIIKNYGFVHFEKKSAADEAVRKLHHHRIHGVTINVELSKSKAKASTKLHVSHLSTSCTNQELRAKFEEYGSVLECDIVKDYAFVHMERAEDAIEAIKGLDNTEFKGRINAG; from the exons atggttaaagTGTTCGTTGGTAACCTGCCTCGTGAGGCAAAGGAAGAGGAAATAAGGGCCCTTTTTGAGGAATATGGAAAAGTGGTCGAATTCGATATCATAAAGAACTACGGATTTGTACACTTTGAAAAGAAAAGTGCTGCTGACGAGGCTGTCCGAAAACTCCACCACCACCGAATCCACGGTGTCACTATCAACGTAGAGCTCAGCAAAAGTAAAGCTAAGGCCTCCACCAAGCTCCATGTCAGCCATCTCAGTACcagctgcaccaaccaggaattgAGGGCGAAGTTCGAAGAATATGGATCTGTGCTCGAGTGTGATATTGTGAAGGATTACGCATTTGTGCACATGGAACGTGCCGAGGATGCTATTGAGGCAATCAAGGGTCTAGACAACACAGAGTTCAAAG gtaggATAAACGCAGGCTGA